The Prevotella herbatica genome contains the following window.
TGGTACGTTAACTTCAAGTCCAGGAATGTTTTTAGCTAGTTCTACGATGAGGTTGCGACGGCGTTCAAATGCCTTGCGCATATCCTCTACGCAACCTTGCTCTAGTGTGTAAGCGGCTTCTGCAGCTTTTTGACTTACAGAGCATGGACCGCTTGTGTATTGTCCCTGCAACTTGTTGCATCCCTTTACGATCCATTCTGGAGCAGCTATATAACCTATTCTCCATCCTGTCATAGCATAGGCTTTTGATACACCGTTAACGACGATAGAACGTTCTTTCATACCCTCAACTGTGGCTATACTGGCATGCTTGCCTATATAGTTGATGTGCTCGTATATCTCGTCAGCCAGTACATACATACCGTCATGCTTCTTGATTACTTCTGCCAGACCAGCAAGTTCTTCCTGTGAGTAAACGCTGCCCGTAGGGTTGCTTGGCGAACAGAGGATAAGCATCTTTGTCTTAGGTGTTATAGCTGCCTCAAGCTGTTCTGGAGTCATCTTGAAGTTCTGCTCGAATCCTGCATTCACAAATACTGGATTTCCGCCTGCAAGTTTCACCATCTGTGGATAGCTTACCCAATATGGTGTCGGTATAATAACTTCGTCTCCGTCGTTTACCAAAGCCATTAAGGTGTTGCATACACTCTGTTTTGCACCGTTGCTTACCAGAATCTCATTAATAGTATAGTCTAGTCCGTTTTCATTCTTCAGTTTGGCAGAAATAGCTTTGCGCAAGTCAGCGTAACCAGGTACTGGTGAGTACCTTGAATAGTTGTCGTCAATTGCTTTTTTTGCCGCTGCCTTTATGTGGTCCGGCGTGTTGAAATCAGGTTCGCCGACACTCATATTGATGACGTCAATACCCTGAGCTTTCATTTCATTACTTTTCTGCGACATAGCAAGTGTTGCTGATGGCGCAAGACGATTTAAACGGTCTGATAACTGTCCCATAATAATTCTTCCTTCTGGTTATTTGTTTTATCTATCTATTTAATGCAAGAGTAGTGCAAGTCAAGCGCAGAATCATCAAGTTCACTTGAATGTTATGCCTTGATGCAGCTTACTTTATGCAAAGGTAGTGCAAGTTAAGCGCAGAATCATCAAGCTTGTTTGAATGTTATGCCTTGACGCAGCCTACTTTATTTAAAGGTAGTGCAAGTTAAGTGCAGAATCACCAAGTTCACTTGAATGTTATGCCTTGACGCAGCCTACTTTATTTAAAGGTAGTGCAAGTTAAGCGCAGAATCATCAAATTTACTTGAATGTTATGCCTTGACGCAGCCTACTTTATTTAAAGGTAGTGCAAGTTAAGCGCAGAATCATCAAGCTTGTTTGAATGTTATGCCTTGACGCAGCCTACTTTATTTAAAGGTAGTGCAAGTTAAGCGCAGAATCATCAAGTTTACTTGAATGTTATGCCTTGATGCAGCTTACTTTATGCAAAAGTAAGCATTTTATTTTTTTTGGCGAAGAAAAGGTGACATAATTTACGTTATTTATAGCTTATTCAACAACAAATGTTATTTTAAATGTAGAATATGTCCCATTCTGTCACGTTTAGTTTTCAAATATCTCACATCATATTTGTTTGGCTCAATCTCTATTGGGACATTCTCTACGATTTCCAATCCATAAGCTTCTAGTCCAACTCTCTTTCTAGGATTGTTTGTCATAAGTCTCATCTTATGTATTCCAAGATGTCTCAGCATCTGTGCGCCGCAGCCGTAGTCTCTCTCGTCTGGTTTGAATCCCAAATGTATATTTGCGTCAACGGTGTCGTATCCTTGCTCTTGCAGTTTATATGCGGCAATCTTGTTCATCAATCCTATTCCGCGACCTTCTTGCTGCATATATATCACAACGCCCTTGCCTTCTTTTTCAATCATTTTCATAGACTTGTGAAGTTGTTCTCCGCAATCACAGCGTTGACTGCCAAGGATATCACCTGTTGCGCATGATGAATGTACTCTCACCAAAATAGGTTCGCCCTCTTTCCATTCACCTTTTATAATAGCCATGTGCTCTAAACCGTTGCTTGTCTGGCGGAAAGGAATAAGGTGGAAATGTCCGTATTCTGTCGGCATGTCAACCTCGTCACCAACTTCAATTGTTGATT
Protein-coding sequences here:
- a CDS encoding pyridoxal phosphate-dependent aminotransferase, with the translated sequence MGQLSDRLNRLAPSATLAMSQKSNEMKAQGIDVINMSVGEPDFNTPDHIKAAAKKAIDDNYSRYSPVPGYADLRKAISAKLKNENGLDYTINEILVSNGAKQSVCNTLMALVNDGDEVIIPTPYWVSYPQMVKLAGGNPVFVNAGFEQNFKMTPEQLEAAITPKTKMLILCSPSNPTGSVYSQEELAGLAEVIKKHDGMYVLADEIYEHINYIGKHASIATVEGMKERSIVVNGVSKAYAMTGWRIGYIAAPEWIVKGCNKLQGQYTSGPCSVSQKAAEAAYTLEQGCVEDMRKAFERRRNLIVELAKNIPGLEVNVPEGAFYIFPKCSSFFGKSNGEKTINNSTDFALYLLEEAHVATVGGDAFGDKECFRMSYATSDENIKEAMHRIKAILAKLK